The following are encoded in a window of Tessaracoccus flavescens genomic DNA:
- the scpA gene encoding methylmalonyl-CoA mutase: MTIPRFTDVELGGASVPAGAAAEFEARNDHFGHSAGWQTPEHILVPPLYGDGDLKGLDFLNTAPGIPPFLRGPYATMYVNQPWTIRQYAGFSTAEESNAFYRRNLAAGQKGLSIAFDLATHRGYDSDHPRVSGDVGMAGVAVDSILDMRQLFDGIPLDQMSVSMTMNGAVLPVLALYVVAAEEQGVKPEQLAGTIQNDILKEFMVRNTYIYPPQPSMKIIADIFAYTSANMPRFNSISISGYHMQEAGATADIEMAYTLADGVEYIRAGESVGLNVDQFAPRLSFFWAIGMNFYMEVAKMRAARLLWARLVRQFGPKNPKSMSLRTHSQTSGWSLTAQDVYNNVIRTAVEAMGATQGHTQSLHTNALDEAIALPTDFSARIARNTQLFLQQESGTTRTVDPWAGSAYVEKLTEQLARKAWERIQEVEQAGGMAKAIEAGIPKMRIEEAAARTQARIDSGRQPVIGVNKYRLENEDELEVLKVDNKTVRAAQIAKLERLRAERDETVTQEMLERVSWAAANPDPTDPDRNLLKVAIDAARAKASVGEISDALEKVYGRYTANIRTISGVYNKESGSSETIEAARKLVEEFETREGRRPRILIAKMGQDGHDRGQKVIATAYADLGMDVDVGPLFQTPEEVARQAVESDVHVVGVSSLAAGHLTLVPALREELDKLGRDDLMIVVGGVIPSQDFEELRNSGADAIYPPGTIIPEAAVDLLTKLTAQLDD; this comes from the coding sequence ATGACCATCCCCCGTTTCACAGATGTCGAGCTGGGCGGCGCATCGGTTCCCGCTGGCGCTGCCGCCGAGTTCGAGGCCCGCAATGACCACTTCGGCCACTCCGCCGGCTGGCAGACCCCGGAGCACATCCTGGTTCCGCCGCTGTACGGCGACGGCGACCTGAAGGGCCTCGACTTCCTGAACACCGCCCCCGGCATCCCGCCGTTCCTGCGTGGCCCCTACGCCACCATGTACGTCAACCAGCCGTGGACGATCCGCCAGTACGCTGGCTTCTCCACCGCCGAGGAGTCCAACGCCTTCTACCGGCGCAACCTCGCGGCCGGCCAGAAGGGCCTGTCGATCGCGTTCGACCTGGCCACCCACCGCGGCTACGACTCGGATCACCCGCGCGTCTCCGGCGACGTCGGCATGGCTGGTGTCGCCGTCGACTCGATCCTCGACATGCGCCAGCTGTTCGACGGCATCCCGCTCGACCAGATGTCGGTGTCGATGACGATGAACGGCGCGGTGCTCCCGGTGCTTGCGCTCTATGTCGTCGCCGCGGAGGAGCAGGGCGTCAAGCCCGAGCAGCTCGCCGGAACGATTCAGAATGACATTCTGAAGGAGTTCATGGTCCGCAACACCTACATCTACCCACCGCAGCCGTCGATGAAGATCATCGCCGACATCTTCGCCTACACCTCGGCGAACATGCCCCGGTTCAACTCGATCTCGATCTCCGGCTACCACATGCAGGAGGCAGGGGCGACGGCCGACATCGAGATGGCCTACACCCTCGCCGACGGCGTCGAGTACATCCGGGCGGGTGAGTCGGTCGGCCTGAACGTCGACCAGTTCGCCCCCCGCCTGTCCTTCTTCTGGGCGATCGGGATGAACTTCTACATGGAGGTCGCCAAGATGCGCGCCGCGCGTCTGCTGTGGGCGCGCCTCGTGCGGCAGTTCGGCCCGAAGAACCCGAAGTCGATGTCGCTGCGCACCCACTCGCAGACCTCCGGCTGGTCGCTGACGGCGCAGGACGTGTACAACAACGTCATCCGCACCGCGGTCGAGGCCATGGGCGCGACGCAGGGCCACACCCAGTCGCTGCACACGAACGCGCTCGACGAGGCGATCGCACTGCCGACCGACTTCTCGGCCCGCATCGCCCGCAACACCCAGCTGTTCCTGCAGCAGGAGTCGGGCACGACCCGCACGGTCGACCCGTGGGCCGGCTCTGCGTATGTGGAGAAGCTGACCGAACAGCTCGCTCGCAAGGCGTGGGAGCGGATCCAGGAGGTCGAGCAGGCAGGCGGCATGGCGAAGGCCATCGAGGCAGGCATCCCGAAGATGCGCATCGAGGAGGCGGCGGCCCGCACCCAGGCCCGCATCGACTCCGGCCGCCAGCCGGTGATCGGCGTCAACAAGTACCGCCTCGAGAACGAGGACGAGCTCGAGGTGCTCAAGGTCGACAACAAGACGGTGCGCGCGGCGCAGATCGCGAAGCTGGAGCGCCTTCGCGCCGAGCGGGACGAGACCGTCACCCAGGAGATGCTCGAACGCGTCTCGTGGGCGGCGGCCAACCCCGACCCGACCGATCCCGACCGGAACCTGCTGAAGGTCGCCATCGACGCGGCCCGCGCGAAGGCCTCCGTCGGCGAGATCTCCGACGCGCTCGAGAAGGTCTACGGACGCTACACGGCGAACATCCGTACCATCTCTGGTGTGTACAACAAGGAGTCGGGCTCGTCCGAGACCATCGAGGCGGCCAGGAAGCTGGTCGAGGAGTTCGAGACCAGGGAGGGGCGCCGTCCTCGCATCCTGATCGCGAAGATGGGCCAGGACGGCCACGACCGCGGCCAGAAGGTCATCGCGACGGCCTATGCCGATCTCGGCATGGACGTCGACGTCGGCCCGCTGTTCCAGACGCCGGAGGAGGTCGCACGCCAGGCCGTCGAGTCCGACGTGCACGTGGTCGGCGTCTCCTCGCTCGCCGCCGGACACCTCACCCTGGTGCCCGCGCTGCGTGAGGAGCTGGACAAGCTCGGCCGCGACGACCTGATGATCGTCGTCGGTGGCGTGATCCCGAGCCAGGACTTCGAGGAGCTGCGCAACTCCGGCGCGGACGCGATCTACCCTCCAGGCACGATCATCCCCGAGGCCGCCGTCGATCTGCTGACCAAGCTGACGGCTCAGCTCGACGACTGA
- the folP gene encoding dihydropteroate synthase yields the protein MSQPTPAPLILRGQRFDAARPAVMGIVNRTPDSFYAPARHGDVDSAVARAAAMLDEGVSIVDVGGVRAGQEGDWVDEATEIDRVRPVLAALREALPNLLTSLDTWRAEVADACSGLVDLVNDTWQGADPDLLGVAARDGVGYVVSHTGGLPPRTDPVGVDYGPGDAVVDEVVRVLSKGAARAEAAGLPQEHILIDPTLDFGKTTLNSLTLVAQTSRVVDLGYPVLQAISRKDFVGETLDLPSDERLEGTLAATAIAAWQGATVFRAHDVRATRRVLDMVASIRGDRPPARSDRGR from the coding sequence GTGAGCCAACCGACCCCAGCGCCCCTGATCCTGCGCGGCCAGCGCTTCGACGCCGCACGCCCCGCGGTCATGGGCATCGTCAACCGGACACCCGACTCGTTCTACGCCCCCGCCAGGCATGGCGACGTCGACAGCGCCGTCGCCCGGGCCGCCGCGATGCTCGACGAGGGGGTCAGCATCGTCGACGTCGGCGGGGTTCGCGCCGGCCAGGAGGGCGACTGGGTCGACGAGGCCACCGAGATCGACCGTGTGCGCCCCGTCCTCGCCGCGCTGCGCGAGGCCCTGCCGAACCTGCTCACCTCGCTCGACACCTGGCGGGCCGAGGTGGCAGACGCGTGCTCCGGCCTGGTCGACCTCGTCAACGACACGTGGCAGGGCGCCGACCCCGACCTGCTGGGCGTCGCCGCCCGTGACGGTGTCGGCTATGTCGTCTCCCACACCGGCGGCCTTCCTCCCCGCACCGACCCGGTCGGGGTGGACTACGGCCCGGGCGACGCCGTCGTCGACGAGGTGGTCCGCGTCCTGTCGAAGGGAGCCGCGCGCGCGGAGGCCGCCGGGCTGCCGCAGGAGCACATCCTGATCGATCCCACCCTCGACTTCGGGAAGACGACGCTCAACTCGCTGACCCTTGTCGCACAGACCTCGCGCGTGGTCGACCTCGGCTACCCCGTCCTGCAGGCGATCAGCCGCAAGGACTTCGTCGGCGAGACGCTCGACCTCCCCTCGGACGAGCGTCTGGAGGGAACGCTCGCGGCCACAGCCATCGCGGCCTGGCAGGGTGCGACGGTGTTCCGCGCACACGACGTCCGGGCGACAAGGCGGGTGCTCGACATGGTCGCGTCGATCCGGGGCGACCGGCCCCCCGCTCGCAGCGACCGGGGCCGCTGA
- a CDS encoding transposase — protein MVDLTRDKDGRVRARLLDLVPGRSGEAYKTWLRDRGDTFRKGIEIATLDPFHGYKNAIDDQLEDAVAVLDAFYAEVLVMTM, from the coding sequence ATGGTCGATCTCACCCGCGACAAGGACGGACGCGTCCGGGCCCGGCTCCTCGATCTGGTCCCGGGCCGATCCGGTGAGGCCTACAAGACCTGGCTGCGTGACCGCGGCGACACGTTCCGCAAAGGCATCGAGATCGCCACCCTGGACCCGTTCCACGGCTACAAGAACGCCATCGACGACCAACTCGAAGACGCCGTCGCAGTCCTCGACGCGTTTTATGCCGAGGTCCTGGTTATGACGATGTGA
- a CDS encoding helix-turn-helix domain-containing protein, which yields MDGGTRGGRQRVELIDAPCFTAPVKLWWRKRRWVCPEPMCPVNSFMEQDPDVARPRALLTSRATSWAIGQIRRENASVQGMARQLGCAWRTLWRAVKPILEAAAADEARFAGVTSLGVDEHIVRHEALLYRMEVGGPLKVWLTSGFMPPV from the coding sequence GTGGACGGCGGCACCCGCGGTGGCCGGCAGAGGGTTGAGCTGATCGACGCGCCGTGCTTCACGGCGCCGGTGAAGCTGTGGTGGCGGAAACGACGCTGGGTGTGTCCCGAGCCGATGTGTCCGGTGAACTCGTTCATGGAGCAAGACCCCGATGTGGCGCGACCCAGGGCGCTGCTCACCAGTCGCGCGACGTCGTGGGCGATCGGGCAGATCCGGCGGGAGAACGCCTCCGTTCAGGGGATGGCCCGGCAGCTCGGCTGCGCCTGGAGGACACTGTGGCGAGCCGTGAAACCGATCCTTGAAGCCGCCGCCGCCGACGAGGCCCGCTTCGCCGGGGTCACCTCGCTTGGCGTCGACGAACACATCGTGCGCCACGAGGCGCTGTTGTATCGGATGGAGGTGGGGGGTCCGCTGAAGGTTTGGTTGACCTCCGGGTTTATGCCGCCAGTGTAG
- a CDS encoding group II intron maturase-specific domain-containing protein: protein MLTTVGTTEGTITGTPQGGILSPLLANIALSVLDDEFARRWDHEMGTAGKRAWRRDHGKASYRLIRYADDFVIVVKGSQEHAEQLRHEAADVLAPMGLRLSPEKTRVVHIDHGFDFLGFHIRRMRKRGSNKWYVYTLPAKKAIASIKQRVKTMTYRHTLHRDPGYLMDYLGRVLRGWANYFRHAVAKATFAAIDSYTWERITAWLRKKHRRLGWPELRRRYCLPGTWRLAHNGKRFTGAASVPVTRYRYRGYHIPTPWDRPAVTTS from the coding sequence GTGCTCACCACGGTGGGCACGACCGAGGGGACGATCACCGGCACCCCACAGGGCGGGATCTTGTCCCCGCTTCTGGCCAACATCGCCCTATCAGTCCTCGATGACGAGTTCGCTCGCCGCTGGGACCATGAGATGGGCACGGCCGGAAAGCGGGCCTGGCGCCGTGACCACGGCAAGGCGTCCTACCGGCTGATCCGTTACGCCGATGACTTCGTCATCGTGGTGAAGGGCAGCCAAGAACACGCCGAGCAGTTGCGTCACGAGGCGGCAGACGTACTCGCCCCGATGGGGTTACGGCTGTCACCGGAGAAGACCCGCGTGGTCCACATCGACCACGGGTTCGACTTCCTCGGCTTCCACATCCGACGGATGCGGAAACGAGGAAGCAACAAGTGGTACGTCTACACCCTGCCCGCGAAGAAGGCCATCGCCTCGATCAAACAGCGGGTGAAGACCATGACCTACAGGCACACCCTGCACCGGGACCCGGGATACCTCATGGACTATCTCGGGCGGGTGCTGCGGGGATGGGCGAACTACTTCCGACACGCGGTGGCCAAAGCGACCTTCGCCGCGATCGACTCCTACACGTGGGAGCGGATCACGGCATGGCTACGCAAGAAGCACCGCCGACTCGGATGGCCAGAACTCCGCCGCAGGTACTGCCTGCCCGGAACCTGGCGCCTCGCTCACAACGGGAAACGGTTCACCGGCGCCGCGAGCGTCCCGGTGACCAGGTACCGCTACCGCGGCTACCACATCCCTACCCCCTGGGACCGGCCAGCTGTCACCACCAGCTGA
- a CDS encoding bleomycin resistance protein, protein MDRAMPNLPSRDLATTLDFYAGFSFVERYRDEAWMILSRGTLTLEFFHHPELEPKASHFQCTVRVADLDELWGAVHAAGVRVSSQGQPRLHRPRIEESGLRIGYLVDPDGTQLTLIEEPGR, encoded by the coding sequence ATGGACAGGGCCATGCCGAACCTCCCGTCGCGCGACCTGGCGACCACCCTCGACTTCTACGCAGGTTTCAGCTTCGTCGAGCGGTACCGCGACGAGGCGTGGATGATCCTCTCGCGCGGCACGCTCACCCTCGAGTTCTTCCACCATCCCGAACTCGAGCCGAAGGCAAGCCACTTCCAGTGCACGGTGCGCGTCGCCGACCTCGACGAACTGTGGGGGGCGGTGCACGCGGCGGGGGTCCGTGTCTCCAGCCAAGGCCAGCCGAGGCTGCACCGTCCGCGCATCGAGGAGTCGGGTCTGCGCATCGGCTACCTGGTCGATCCCGACGGAACCCAGCTGACCCTCATCGAGGAGCCCGGTCGATGA
- the mutA gene encoding methylmalonyl-CoA mutase small subunit, whose amino-acid sequence MSDQATSAADISLAADFTTPSQQDWEKEVLKVLNRKRPEGRELDIDQAYKRLTSTTVDGLTIKPLYTIEDGVEELGYPGVAPFVRGTTVRTGEMDAWEVAQLHENPDVTEARRDILNDLERGNTAAFVRVDPDAVRVEDLANVLDGVLLDLAPVYVTSRTQQLEAATKLAETFRAASVDAESIRGNLGVDPIGAAALAGTTADLSVVAKAAELADGLPGVTPLVVDSTIYHNAGAGDVHELAYAIAVGVEYVRALVEAGASVDDAFGSVIFRVSATTDQFATIARLRALRGLWSRVGEVLGVTESRRGAIQHAVTSLRVISRDDAYVNILRGTIATFAAAAGGAEIQTVLPFDTLAGLPTDMSRRVARNTQIVLAEESNIGRVNDPAGGSWFVESLTRQLSEKAWAIFQALDAEGFAAALADGTVKAQLDELNAARAKQLATRKIPLTGVSMFPNYTEAKLERKARPEAPELAGLQPVRDSQVFEDLRDRSDAARAAGNEPKVMLAALGARRDFGGREGFTSNLYHVGGIATVLAEGSSPEDYVRQLKDNDAKVVVLVSSAKVYADQGVAVAKALREAGAEEVLVAGQIKELGEGGADAVDGNVFDGMDVVELLTNTLNKLGA is encoded by the coding sequence ATGAGCGATCAAGCCACGAGTGCGGCCGACATCAGCCTGGCCGCGGACTTCACCACCCCCTCCCAGCAGGACTGGGAGAAGGAGGTTCTGAAAGTCCTCAACCGGAAGCGCCCCGAAGGCAGGGAGCTGGACATCGATCAGGCCTACAAGCGCCTGACCAGCACCACTGTCGACGGGCTGACGATCAAGCCGCTGTACACCATTGAAGACGGCGTCGAGGAGCTCGGCTACCCCGGTGTCGCGCCGTTCGTGCGCGGCACGACGGTCCGCACGGGCGAGATGGACGCCTGGGAGGTCGCGCAGCTGCACGAGAACCCCGACGTCACCGAGGCACGCCGCGACATCCTGAACGACCTCGAGCGCGGCAACACCGCAGCGTTCGTCCGGGTCGATCCCGATGCCGTCCGCGTCGAGGACCTGGCGAACGTGCTGGACGGCGTGCTGCTGGACCTGGCCCCGGTCTACGTGACCAGCCGCACCCAGCAGCTCGAGGCCGCCACGAAGCTGGCCGAGACCTTCCGCGCCGCAAGCGTGGACGCCGAGTCGATCCGAGGCAACCTCGGCGTCGACCCGATCGGCGCCGCCGCCCTCGCGGGCACCACGGCCGACCTGTCGGTCGTGGCAAAGGCCGCCGAGCTGGCCGACGGCCTGCCGGGCGTCACGCCGCTGGTCGTCGACTCGACGATCTACCACAACGCCGGTGCCGGTGACGTGCACGAGCTGGCCTACGCGATCGCCGTCGGCGTCGAGTACGTCCGCGCGCTCGTCGAGGCCGGGGCCAGCGTCGACGACGCGTTCGGCTCGGTCATCTTCCGCGTGTCGGCCACCACCGACCAGTTCGCCACGATCGCCCGGCTGCGCGCCCTGCGCGGTCTGTGGTCACGCGTCGGCGAGGTCCTCGGCGTCACCGAGTCGAGGCGCGGCGCGATCCAGCACGCGGTCACCTCGCTGCGCGTCATCTCCCGCGACGACGCCTACGTCAACATCCTGCGCGGCACCATCGCCACCTTCGCTGCGGCGGCGGGCGGTGCCGAGATCCAGACGGTGCTTCCGTTCGACACGCTGGCCGGGCTGCCGACCGACATGTCGCGCCGCGTGGCCCGCAACACGCAGATCGTGCTCGCCGAGGAGTCGAACATCGGACGGGTCAACGACCCCGCCGGCGGCTCGTGGTTCGTCGAGTCCCTGACCAGGCAGCTCTCCGAGAAGGCGTGGGCGATCTTCCAGGCGCTCGACGCCGAGGGCTTCGCCGCGGCGCTGGCTGACGGCACCGTCAAGGCCCAGCTGGACGAGCTGAACGCGGCCCGCGCCAAGCAGCTGGCGACCCGCAAGATCCCACTGACCGGCGTCTCGATGTTCCCGAACTACACCGAGGCGAAGCTCGAGCGGAAGGCCCGCCCCGAGGCGCCTGAGCTCGCAGGTCTGCAGCCCGTTCGCGACTCGCAGGTCTTCGAGGATCTCCGCGACCGCTCAGACGCGGCACGCGCCGCTGGGAACGAGCCGAAGGTCATGCTCGCCGCCCTTGGCGCCCGCCGCGACTTCGGCGGCCGCGAGGGCTTCACGTCGAACCTCTACCACGTCGGCGGCATCGCCACCGTCCTGGCCGAGGGCTCGTCCCCCGAGGACTACGTCCGCCAGTTGAAGGACAACGACGCAAAGGTCGTCGTGCTCGTCTCCTCCGCGAAGGTCTACGCCGACCAGGGTGTCGCCGTCGCGAAGGCGCTGCGCGAGGCCGGGGCGGAAGAGGTCCTCGTCGCCGGGCAGATCAAGGAGCTCGGCGAGGGCGGCGCGGACGCCGTCGACGGCAACGTGTTCGACGGCATGGACGTCGTCGAGCTGCTGACCAACACCCTGAACAAGTTGGGAGCCTGA
- a CDS encoding tyrosine-type recombinase/integrase: MSHDAVTARLALHTAAATAACPTLTGKTVTAHVLRHTAAMRLLTAGIDSTVIALWLGHESIETTQVYLHANIKTKEDALARTRPTGASPGRYTVTDDTLLAFLDGL; the protein is encoded by the coding sequence ATGAGTCACGACGCTGTCACCGCACGCCTCGCGCTCCACACGGCGGCCGCGACCGCAGCCTGCCCCACCCTCACCGGGAAGACAGTCACCGCGCACGTCCTGCGCCACACCGCAGCGATGAGGCTACTCACCGCGGGCATCGACAGCACCGTCATCGCGCTCTGGCTCGGCCACGAGAGCATCGAGACCACCCAGGTCTACCTCCACGCCAACATCAAGACCAAAGAAGATGCCCTCGCACGAACTCGACCCACCGGCGCCAGCCCCGGACGCTACACCGTCACCGACGACACCCTCCTGGCCTTCCTCGACGGCCTCTGA
- a CDS encoding IS3 family transposase (programmed frameshift), protein MPKITYTDEFKRDAVALVESGIPQKQVVKDLGVAKTTLQAWLRDARFKSHGMTPTTDPEARKDMSQALRRIRELEMENEVLRRAAAYLSQAHINAPKMIYPLVKEMAAAGARVRVPVAVACRILGFSKQGYYKWLKQPVSAREAEEQELISVLHQLHNDDPEGGYRVLADDLAELGYELSERRVWRLCRVAGIQSVFARRKTRYKKAGAPVHDDLVNRQFSADGPNQVWLTDITEHRTREGKVYLCAIKDVFSNRIVGYSIDSRMKARIAVNALEMAVAHRGRPAGVIVHSDRGSQFRSRRFRKALKRHRLRGSMGRVGACGDNAAMESFFALLQKNVLDRRSWGTREELRLAIVSWIEGKYHRKRRQRRLGKLTPIEFELIMNPAATLAA, encoded by the exons ATGCCGAAGATCACCTACACCGACGAGTTCAAGCGCGACGCGGTCGCGTTGGTCGAGTCGGGTATCCCGCAAAAGCAGGTCGTCAAGGACCTCGGAGTGGCGAAAACCACGCTGCAGGCGTGGCTCCGTGACGCGAGGTTCAAGTCCCATGGGATGACCCCGACCACCGATCCAGAGGCGCGCAAGGACATGTCGCAGGCACTGCGTCGGATCCGGGAGTTGGAGATGGAAAACGAGGTCCTACGGCGCGCGGCGGCGTATCTGTCGCAGGCTCACATCA ACGCCCCCAAAATGATCTATCCGCTCGTGAAGGAGATGGCCGCGGCCGGTGCCCGGGTCAGGGTGCCGGTGGCGGTCGCGTGCCGGATACTGGGATTCTCCAAACAGGGCTACTACAAGTGGCTCAAGCAACCGGTGTCAGCCCGTGAGGCCGAGGAGCAAGAGCTCATCTCGGTGCTGCATCAGCTTCACAACGACGACCCGGAGGGCGGCTACCGGGTGCTGGCAGACGACCTCGCTGAGTTGGGCTACGAGTTGTCCGAGCGCAGAGTGTGGCGGTTGTGCCGGGTCGCCGGGATCCAGTCGGTGTTCGCCAGGCGTAAGACTCGCTACAAGAAGGCCGGCGCGCCGGTTCACGATGACCTGGTCAACAGGCAGTTCAGCGCTGACGGGCCTAACCAGGTGTGGCTGACCGATATCACCGAGCACCGCACCCGCGAGGGCAAGGTGTATCTGTGTGCGATCAAGGACGTGTTCTCCAACCGGATCGTCGGCTACTCGATCGATTCGCGGATGAAGGCCCGGATCGCCGTCAACGCGCTCGAGATGGCAGTGGCCCACCGAGGCCGGCCCGCTGGGGTGATCGTCCATTCCGATAGAGGGTCCCAATTCCGGTCGCGCCGCTTCCGCAAGGCGCTGAAGCGCCACAGGCTACGTGGCTCGATGGGCAGGGTCGGGGCATGTGGCGATAACGCCGCGATGGAGTCGTTCTTCGCGCTCCTGCAGAAGAACGTCCTCGACCGTCGATCCTGGGGCACACGAGAGGAACTGCGCCTGGCCATCGTGTCCTGGATCGAGGGCAAGTACCACCGCAAACGCCGTCAACGCCGACTCGGGAAACTCACCCCCATCGAGTTCGAACTCATCATGAACCCAGCCGCTACACTGGCGGCATAA